The following coding sequences are from one Bacteroidales bacterium window:
- a CDS encoding family 43 glycosylhydrolase: protein MIDINTMNRIIFLICFAWVFNACLAQNPFITHMYTADPSARVFNDTLYVYPSHDEDTATQFSMKDWHVFSTTDMKKWTDYGVALSLNDLGWAHSEAWAPDCAYRNGKYYFYYPVEASKIGVAVGSRPYGPFKDPLDSALIHTKSKGVVCNRDFIDPCVFIDDDGQAYLYMGQLVVNAIKLNKDMISYDGRVYLLEGTDDFFEAIWMHKYKGKYYLSYAAQSGEIKYCMSDNPLGPFQYKGVVLQKMNSGTNHHSIVQYKGQWYLFYHNSDLYFRNNPGIKPLFGWGHPGSPHPFRRSICFDKLYYNADGTIKQVIPTGGISQ, encoded by the coding sequence ATGATTGATATAAATACAATGAACCGCATCATTTTTCTGATTTGCTTTGCCTGGGTTTTTAATGCATGTTTAGCGCAAAATCCTTTTATAACCCATATGTATACCGCCGATCCCTCGGCAAGGGTGTTTAACGATACGCTTTATGTTTATCCGTCGCATGACGAGGATACGGCCACGCAGTTTTCGATGAAAGACTGGCATGTGTTTTCAACAACCGACATGAAAAAATGGACCGATTACGGTGTTGCGCTATCTCTGAACGACTTGGGCTGGGCTCATTCTGAGGCGTGGGCACCTGATTGTGCATACAGAAACGGTAAGTATTATTTCTATTATCCGGTTGAAGCCAGTAAAATAGGGGTTGCAGTGGGTAGCAGGCCGTACGGGCCGTTCAAGGATCCTCTCGATTCGGCATTGATCCATACCAAATCGAAAGGTGTAGTGTGCAACCGTGATTTCATTGATCCCTGTGTTTTCATTGACGATGACGGACAGGCTTATCTTTACATGGGACAACTCGTTGTGAATGCAATTAAGCTCAATAAGGACATGATTTCATACGACGGCAGGGTTTACCTGCTCGAAGGCACTGATGATTTTTTTGAAGCCATCTGGATGCATAAATACAAGGGCAAATACTACCTGTCGTATGCCGCTCAGAGCGGTGAAATTAAATACTGCATGAGTGACAACCCACTGGGGCCTTTTCAATATAAAGGCGTTGTGTTGCAGAAAATGAACAGTGGCACCAACCATCATTCCATTGTGCAATATAAAGGCCAATGGTATTTATTCTATCACAACTCCGACTTGTATTTCAGGAATAATCCCGGCATCAAACCCCTATTTGGTTGGGGCCATCCCGGCAGTCCGCATCCTTTCAGAAGGTCCATTTGTTTTGATAAGCTTTATTATAATGCGGACGGCACAATCAAACAGGTAATTCCCACAGGAGGAATTTCTCAATAG
- a CDS encoding FtsX-like permease family protein — protein sequence MKTAFKLAYRNLVGAGLRTWLNVIVLSFSFVVIIWMKGLLAGWDRQAKIDMIRWEIGSGQIWHQSYDPFDPFSLQDAHGRIPDSLATPVQNKVIVPVLISQGTIYPSGRIQSVMIKGIDAKQNLLALPTEKFDTACGAIPAIIGENMARSTKLKAGDYTTLRWRDANGTFDATEICIAAVFKSNVPSVDVGQVWIPLDTLQRMLGMPGEATLFTVKTPELVVSPGPQWKRMPQKALVADLESMIKTKSASQSIFYIILLLLALLAVFDTQVLSIFRRQKEIGTYVALGYTQSQVVWLFTLEGAMHAVLAAVLATIYGLPFFIWQAQTGFKLPVNGGDYGIAIADTLYPVYSAGLVMSTTLLVLLTTALVSYWPSRKIARLKPTEALRGKLQ from the coding sequence ATGAAAACTGCATTTAAACTGGCCTATCGTAATCTTGTCGGTGCCGGGCTGCGCACCTGGCTGAATGTGATTGTGCTTTCTTTTTCTTTTGTTGTGATTATCTGGATGAAAGGGTTGCTTGCAGGATGGGACCGCCAGGCAAAAATCGATATGATCCGGTGGGAAATCGGAAGCGGACAAATCTGGCATCAGTCCTATGATCCCTTTGATCCGTTTTCATTGCAGGATGCTCATGGTCGGATCCCGGATTCCCTGGCAACTCCTGTTCAAAATAAAGTAATCGTTCCTGTTCTTATATCACAGGGCACCATTTATCCTTCCGGACGGATTCAATCGGTTATGATTAAAGGTATTGATGCAAAGCAGAACCTGCTGGCACTTCCCACTGAGAAGTTTGACACAGCATGCGGCGCTATCCCGGCCATAATCGGTGAAAACATGGCCCGCTCAACTAAACTGAAGGCCGGTGATTACACTACACTCAGGTGGCGCGATGCCAACGGCACTTTTGATGCCACTGAAATATGCATTGCCGCTGTTTTTAAATCCAATGTGCCGTCAGTGGATGTGGGACAGGTTTGGATTCCGCTGGATACCCTGCAGAGAATGCTCGGAATGCCTGGCGAAGCAACTCTGTTTACGGTTAAAACTCCTGAATTGGTTGTTTCTCCGGGACCTCAATGGAAAAGGATGCCTCAGAAAGCCCTTGTAGCTGACCTGGAATCGATGATCAAAACAAAATCCGCAAGCCAGTCAATATTCTACATTATTCTTTTGCTGCTGGCCCTTTTGGCTGTTTTTGACACACAGGTATTATCCATTTTCAGGCGTCAGAAAGAAATAGGAACCTATGTGGCGCTTGGATACACCCAGAGCCAGGTTGTGTGGCTGTTCACACTCGAAGGAGCCATGCATGCTGTTCTTGCCGCTGTGCTCGCAACAATATACGGATTGCCGTTTTTTATCTGGCAGGCGCAAACCGGTTTTAAGCTGCCAGTTAATGGAGGTGATTATGGAATTGCCATAGCAGATACATTATACCCGGTTTATAGTGCAGGACTGGTAATGTCAACGACGCTGCTGGTTCTGCTTACAACTGCACTTGTAAGTTACTGGCCATCGAGGAAAATAGCACGACTGAAACCAACAGAAGCTTTAAGGGGGAAATTGCAATGA
- a CDS encoding outer membrane lipoprotein-sorting protein: MKTIEVKLMALIIGGCSLFSSVLSQDPLMMLNRVDKNMSARSRVFESTMTIHGKRNDRTVQSKTYSEGSNRSFTEYLAPASDKGTKMLKLEGQLWIYSPSADRTIQISGHLLRQSVMGSDLSYEDMMDDRKLTDLYTAVFSGNEKIGDRDTWVLELTAKVNDVAYYKQKIWVDRERFIPLKQELYARSGQLLKRTELSDVQNIQGRWFPTKVLYKDMLKEGNGTEFKMSNIKFDQEIPGYIFTKAALKK; encoded by the coding sequence ATGAAAACGATAGAAGTAAAATTAATGGCTCTAATAATTGGCGGCTGCAGCCTGTTTTCATCGGTGTTGTCACAGGATCCGCTAATGATGCTGAACCGCGTGGATAAAAACATGTCGGCTCGTAGCAGGGTTTTTGAATCCACTATGACAATCCACGGAAAAAGAAATGATCGCACGGTTCAGTCAAAGACTTATTCCGAGGGGTCAAACAGGTCATTCACCGAATACCTGGCCCCGGCATCTGACAAAGGAACCAAGATGCTTAAGCTTGAAGGACAGTTGTGGATTTATTCACCTTCGGCCGATCGTACGATCCAGATATCCGGTCATCTTCTCAGGCAATCGGTTATGGGTTCTGACCTTTCGTATGAGGATATGATGGATGACCGTAAACTGACTGATTTGTATACGGCCGTTTTTTCGGGAAACGAAAAGATCGGCGACAGGGATACCTGGGTGCTTGAACTAACCGCAAAGGTCAATGATGTAGCTTATTATAAACAAAAGATATGGGTCGACAGGGAAAGATTCATCCCGTTGAAGCAGGAACTATATGCCCGGAGCGGGCAATTGCTGAAACGCACTGAATTATCGGATGTACAAAACATCCAGGGCCGCTGGTTTCCCACAAAAGTCTTATATAAAGACATGCTGAAAGAAGGAAACGGCACTGAATTTAAAATGTCAAACATTAAGTTCGACCAGGAAATTCCGGGTTATATTTTTACAAAAGCTGCATTAAAGAAATAG
- a CDS encoding FtsX-like permease family protein, producing the protein MIRFLFKGLLRDKSRSRLPVIVVALGVMLSVFMHSYITGLMSDMIEMTAKFTTGHLKVMTKAYADNADQFPNDLAMLDAGKMKEKLATDFPGFQWTPRINFGGLIDVPDTTGETRSQGPAMGLGIDLLSEGSEEAERLNLAKSLVNGRLPEKRGEILLSDAFSKKLQVKPGEQVTLIGSTMNGGMAISNFTVAGTVRFGTNALDRGTLIADIADVQQALEMTDAASEILGFSKEGYYDNDEEELIARQFNSKYNTSEDLYKPVMQKLGDQRGMDTYIFMSESMGSIITFVFIIAMSLVLWNAGLLGALRRYGEIGVRLAMGEEKGHVYRMMIYESVMIGIAGTIIGTCFGLGFAWLMQTYGLHIETFTKGATAAVMMPDVVRARITVTDYYIGFIPGVISTIIGTSLAGIGIFKRKTAQLFKELEA; encoded by the coding sequence ATGATACGATTCTTATTCAAAGGACTTTTGCGGGATAAAAGCAGGAGCCGGCTGCCCGTGATTGTGGTAGCGCTTGGCGTTATGCTCAGTGTATTTATGCATTCATACATTACAGGACTTATGTCGGACATGATTGAAATGACGGCTAAGTTCACTACCGGTCATCTTAAGGTAATGACTAAAGCCTATGCCGATAACGCCGACCAGTTTCCGAATGATCTGGCTATGCTTGATGCCGGGAAAATGAAAGAAAAGCTGGCAACAGATTTCCCCGGATTTCAATGGACGCCCCGTATCAATTTCGGGGGATTGATTGATGTGCCTGATACAACCGGTGAAACCAGGAGCCAGGGTCCGGCAATGGGACTTGGAATTGATTTATTGTCGGAAGGCAGTGAAGAGGCAGAGCGGCTCAACCTGGCAAAATCACTTGTGAACGGAAGGCTACCCGAAAAGAGGGGAGAGATTCTTCTCAGCGACGCCTTTTCAAAGAAGCTGCAGGTGAAACCGGGAGAGCAGGTAACCCTTATCGGATCGACAATGAATGGGGGAATGGCAATCAGTAATTTCACTGTTGCCGGTACAGTACGGTTTGGAACCAATGCACTCGACAGGGGAACTCTCATTGCCGATATCGCCGATGTGCAGCAGGCACTTGAAATGACCGATGCTGCAAGCGAGATTCTCGGATTTTCAAAAGAGGGGTATTATGATAACGACGAGGAAGAATTAATTGCCCGACAATTTAATTCGAAATACAATACAAGCGAAGACCTTTATAAACCGGTTATGCAAAAGCTTGGCGACCAGAGGGGAATGGACACATATATCTTTATGTCGGAAAGTATGGGTTCCATTATAACCTTCGTATTTATTATTGCCATGTCGCTGGTGCTTTGGAACGCCGGTTTGCTGGGTGCCCTGCGACGATATGGTGAAATCGGAGTCCGACTTGCCATGGGCGAAGAAAAGGGTCACGTATACCGCATGATGATCTATGAATCGGTGATGATTGGCATCGCCGGAACCATAATCGGAACCTGTTTTGGCCTGGGATTCGCATGGCTTATGCAAACATACGGTCTGCATATAGAAACATTTACAAAGGGAGCCACAGCGGCTGTTATGATGCCGGATGTGGTAAGGGCAAGAATAACAGTAACCGACTATTACATCGGGTTTATCCCCGGAGTGATTTCAACGATTATCGGTACTTCTCTTGCCGGCATCGGAATATTTAAAAGAAAAACAGCACAATTATTCAAAGAATTGGAGGCTTAA
- a CDS encoding ABC transporter ATP-binding protein translates to MENNKIIEISGLTKRFPMGKAVFTALKNINISFGGGEFAGLIGPSGSGKTTLLNIIGSLDSPTDGRVTVLGKSIGDLNAKQAAQLRKVNLGFIFQSYNLLAVHTVFENVEFPLLLLDYSTAERRKMVMEALEWVGLTDKERSKPPQLSGGECQRVAIARAMVKKPSLVLADEPTANLDAANSHNILQTMVKLNKELNTTFLFATHDEKVIGYLKRKVFLVDGSVNRDEVLN, encoded by the coding sequence ATGGAAAACAATAAAATAATTGAGATCAGCGGACTTACCAAGCGATTCCCAATGGGAAAAGCAGTATTTACGGCGCTGAAAAACATCAATATCTCATTCGGCGGAGGAGAATTTGCAGGACTCATCGGCCCCAGCGGTTCAGGTAAAACCACCCTGCTGAATATTATCGGGTCACTGGATAGTCCCACAGACGGCCGGGTAACCGTGCTCGGTAAATCGATTGGTGACCTGAATGCCAAACAGGCTGCTCAACTTCGCAAAGTAAACCTCGGCTTCATCTTTCAGAGCTATAATCTTCTTGCTGTTCACACCGTTTTTGAAAACGTTGAATTCCCTCTTTTACTGCTTGATTACAGTACTGCCGAACGCAGGAAAATGGTGATGGAAGCGCTGGAATGGGTGGGACTTACTGATAAGGAGCGCTCAAAACCTCCGCAGCTTTCGGGCGGCGAATGCCAGCGTGTGGCCATTGCAAGAGCCATGGTTAAAAAGCCGTCGCTTGTTCTGGCCGATGAGCCTACAGCTAACCTGGATGCGGCTAATTCTCACAATATCCTGCAAACCATGGTGAAACTGAATAAAGAACTGAACACGACTTTCCTTTTTGCCACTCACGACGAAAAGGTTATCGGTTATCTGAAACGAAAGGTTTTCCTTGTGGACGGGTCTGTTAACCGGGATGAGGTGCTGAATTAA